A window from Agelaius phoeniceus isolate bAgePho1 chromosome 13, bAgePho1.hap1, whole genome shotgun sequence encodes these proteins:
- the ARPP19 gene encoding cAMP-regulated phosphoprotein 19 isoform X2 produces the protein MEDKVLSPEKAEEAKLKARYPHLGQKPGGSDFLRKRLQKGQKYFDSGDYNMAKAKMKNKQLPTAAPDKTEVTGDHIPTPQDLPQRKPSLVASKLAG, from the exons atggaggaTAAGGTGTTAAGTCCAGAAAAAGCTGAAGAAGCAAAATTGAAAGCAAGATATCCTCATCTGGGCCAGAAGCCAGGAGGCTCAGACTTCTTGAGGAAGAGGCTTCAAAAAGGA CAAAAATACTTTGATTCTGGTGACTACAACATGGCTAAAGCAAAGATGAAGAATAAGCAACTGCCTACTGCAGCTCCTGACAAGACAGAAGTCACTGGTGACCATATTCCTACTCCACAGGATCTTCCTCAGCGGAAACCATCTCTTGTTGCTAGCAAGCTGGCTGGCTGA